One bacterium genomic window, TTATAAAAAAGATAGGACATCTTGAGACAGGAAAGGTTGTTATTACAAGTGGTGGAAACCTAAAGGCAAGGTTTGTTATTCATACCGTAGGTCCAATTTGGAGGGGTGGAAAAAATAGAGAAGAAAGCCTTTTAAGGAGCTGTTATCAAGAAAGCCTAAAACTTGCTTTGGAAAACAATTTAAAGACAATTGCATTTCCATCTATATCTACAGGTGCATATGGCTATCCAAAGGAATTAGCCGCACCTGTTGCTATTAAGGCAGTTTCTGATTTTTTAAAGGAAAATAAGGGGATAGAAGAGGTAAGGTTTGTTCTATTTGATAAAGAAACATATAATGTTTATAAGGAGGAAGAAAATGATATCAGCAGCTGATTTGAGGGTTGGAAAGAACATTGAATTTAATAATTCAATATGCACTGTCGTTGATTTTGCCCATATAAAGCCAGGAAAGGGACCTGCATTTGTCAGGGTAAAGCTTAAATCCTGGAATACAGATGCTACAACAGAGTATACATTTAGACCAGAGCAAAAATTTACCCATGTTGAGGTTTATGAAAAGCAAAAGCAATATCTTTATAGGGATGGCGATGAAT contains:
- a CDS encoding O-acetyl-ADP-ribose deacetylase; this encodes MIKIILGDITEQDTDAIVNAANSFLLGGGGVDGAIHRRGGGKILEECREIIKKIGHLETGKVVITSGGNLKARFVIHTVGPIWRGGKNREESLLRSCYQESLKLALENNLKTIAFPSISTGAYGYPKELAAPVAIKAVSDFLKENKGIEEVRFVLFDKETYNVYKEEENDISS